In Paenibacillus sp. 1781tsa1, one DNA window encodes the following:
- a CDS encoding YheC/YheD family protein — MSLTFCNLHFTKQPDKVVYVSNALMKSLNLSGKKTVHLRFGRDRVPATIKPIKKAGKHLYLASGIRNLMNVPKRGSIYLRNLQNDEVQLGPLIGVLSDGPSTITNPFGSRTGFIKQLLREGSRKSYIYAFTPRDINWQNETVSGFFLNENGSFTRKTVPLPDVVYNRLPSRRSDFSPAINQLRERFIRRKIPFFNWSFFNKSDIYTLLENEPVAGRYIPESITNPSVEQMKEMLERHQFVYYKPTAGSLGNGIYRLTYSPKRGYFARYRKKGGNALLRFGSFNSLMRMLQGRHGKQLRGYVVQQGIRLIEIDECPIDFRFHMHKNGNNQWVVVGIGAKKAGRGSVTTHIKNGGSLMTPEQALSRNFGDRAGEVLQHAKSVAITLAQAIETQHQHLIGEIGFDLGIDQEEHVWMFEANAKPGRSIFRHPSLRVEGKSSVEHILEHCLYLSKFRKKEEI; from the coding sequence ATGAGTTTGACCTTTTGCAATCTGCATTTCACCAAGCAACCGGATAAAGTGGTTTATGTATCCAACGCTTTAATGAAGAGCCTCAACCTGTCCGGCAAAAAAACGGTGCACCTTCGCTTCGGGCGTGACCGGGTACCTGCAACGATCAAACCAATCAAAAAAGCAGGTAAACATCTGTATCTCGCTTCAGGTATCCGTAATTTAATGAACGTTCCCAAACGGGGCAGTATTTATCTCCGAAACTTGCAAAATGATGAGGTTCAGTTAGGTCCACTGATCGGTGTACTCTCTGATGGGCCTTCAACTATCACTAATCCATTCGGTTCCCGTACTGGTTTTATCAAACAGTTACTCCGTGAAGGCAGCCGGAAATCCTATATTTATGCCTTTACTCCCCGGGATATCAATTGGCAGAATGAGACGGTATCCGGTTTTTTTCTGAATGAAAACGGAAGCTTTACCCGTAAAACGGTACCTCTGCCCGATGTGGTATACAACCGGTTACCAAGCCGACGTTCCGATTTCTCACCAGCCATCAACCAACTGCGTGAACGATTTATTCGTCGGAAAATTCCGTTCTTCAACTGGAGCTTTTTCAACAAATCAGATATCTATACATTGCTGGAGAATGAACCGGTAGCAGGACGGTATATCCCTGAATCGATTACCAATCCATCCGTTGAACAGATGAAGGAAATGTTGGAACGCCATCAGTTCGTCTACTATAAACCTACTGCAGGAAGTCTGGGGAACGGGATCTACCGCCTGACGTATTCGCCCAAACGTGGATATTTCGCACGTTATCGCAAAAAAGGTGGTAATGCACTCCTGCGGTTTGGCTCCTTCAACAGTCTGATGCGCATGCTTCAGGGAAGACATGGCAAACAACTTCGCGGATATGTTGTTCAGCAGGGAATACGTCTAATTGAGATTGATGAATGTCCGATTGATTTTCGTTTTCACATGCACAAAAATGGTAACAATCAATGGGTTGTTGTCGGGATTGGAGCCAAAAAGGCAGGACGTGGCAGCGTCACAACACACATCAAAAATGGCGGCTCCCTAATGACTCCTGAGCAGGCGCTCAGTCGCAACTTCGGCGATCGTGCGGGAGAAGTTCTTCAGCATGCCAAATCCGTCGCTATTACACTGGCCCAGGCGATTGAAACCCAGCACCAGCATCTGATTGGTGAGATTGGCTTTGATCTGGGCATTGATCAGGAGGAACATGTATGGATGTTCGAAGCGAACGCCAAACCCGGGCGCTCCATTTTCCGTCACCCTTCACTCCGGGTGGAGGGAAAATCATCGGTGGAGCACATCTTGGAACACTGCCTGTATTTGAGCAAGTTCCGGAAGAAGGAAGAAATTTGA
- a CDS encoding methyl-accepting chemotaxis protein has translation MKKRKTFKIFYKIGLGYLLVLAVLAGCILLIQNSTSQLQRELDFLVDHDMRVHALTYELERNMVDMETGQRGYIITGQDNYLDPYIQGKEQLITLRDELAALISDNPAQLALLEDIHTSMENWVQVAGEPVVALRQANNTQAIRDFFADDPGKRDMDQIRTALNTFRTNEHTLTDNRTEALKQKNTLLNLELYGALIVVAIISFITALVLSRAIVRNIRTVKQALNDIGSSNGDLTLRIATPMKDETRELAEAANTMLAGLQQMMLDVQSNAMILSTASNRLDKGVADSHLAGKEVATAMERVAEGADEQVALTQTMVAAMQQSLTGLNRVASSAGDVAERAVRTESIAVDGQQRIDNAVGKMSSIEQSFLSVQEAINEISMMSDQVINIADSMSGIARQTNLLALNAGIEAARAGENGRGFAVVASEIRNLADQSATSAKEITSILETVVAGVQSTVQVVDESTLHVNEGLRTIEDAGNAFSTITQHIHNLSGEVLEVSAVVEQLTSGSEAVMRSINEVSAVVEDTASATEEVSAMTEEQLASLQEMSDTSKQLNEMSDALDQLVKRFKLA, from the coding sequence ATGAAAAAGCGCAAGACCTTCAAGATTTTTTATAAGATCGGATTAGGATATTTACTCGTGCTGGCTGTGCTGGCTGGCTGCATCCTGCTGATTCAGAACAGCACAAGTCAGTTACAACGGGAGCTGGATTTTCTGGTCGATCACGATATGAGAGTACACGCTCTAACCTATGAACTTGAAAGAAACATGGTAGATATGGAAACAGGTCAACGTGGTTACATCATCACGGGTCAGGACAATTACCTCGATCCCTACATCCAAGGAAAAGAGCAGCTTATTACACTCCGAGATGAACTTGCTGCTTTAATTTCGGACAATCCTGCTCAACTTGCACTTTTGGAAGACATACATACTAGTATGGAGAACTGGGTCCAGGTCGCTGGAGAACCTGTGGTTGCCCTTCGCCAAGCTAATAATACGCAAGCCATTCGAGATTTTTTTGCAGATGATCCAGGTAAAAGAGACATGGACCAGATTCGCACTGCCCTCAATACGTTCCGAACCAACGAGCATACGTTAACCGATAACCGTACAGAAGCGCTGAAGCAAAAAAACACACTACTGAACTTGGAACTATATGGGGCACTTATTGTTGTGGCCATTATCTCGTTCATCACTGCATTGGTCCTTTCACGTGCCATTGTTAGAAACATCCGTACCGTGAAGCAGGCATTGAATGACATTGGTTCTTCCAATGGTGACCTGACACTGAGAATCGCTACGCCAATGAAAGACGAAACTCGTGAACTCGCGGAGGCCGCCAATACAATGCTCGCTGGTCTGCAGCAAATGATGCTGGACGTTCAGAGTAATGCCATGATTCTAAGCACAGCTTCGAATCGATTGGATAAAGGGGTTGCCGATAGCCATCTTGCAGGAAAAGAGGTTGCCACTGCCATGGAACGCGTCGCGGAAGGGGCTGATGAACAGGTTGCTCTTACGCAAACCATGGTAGCTGCGATGCAGCAATCCCTCACCGGGCTTAATCGTGTCGCCTCCTCGGCAGGTGACGTAGCAGAACGTGCTGTGCGTACCGAATCCATTGCCGTGGATGGGCAACAGCGCATTGATAATGCTGTGGGCAAAATGAGTTCCATTGAGCAATCCTTCCTCTCTGTTCAGGAAGCCATTAATGAAATTTCGATGATGTCTGATCAAGTGATCAACATCGCAGATTCAATGTCGGGTATTGCGAGACAAACGAATCTGCTTGCACTTAACGCCGGAATTGAAGCAGCCCGCGCTGGGGAAAATGGACGTGGCTTCGCAGTCGTTGCCTCGGAAATCCGTAATCTTGCAGATCAAAGTGCAACCTCAGCCAAAGAGATTACAAGTATATTGGAAACCGTGGTAGCAGGTGTTCAAAGTACGGTTCAGGTGGTTGATGAGAGCACTCTACATGTGAATGAAGGGTTGCGAACCATTGAGGATGCAGGCAATGCCTTTTCAACCATTACTCAACATATTCATAACCTCAGTGGTGAAGTTTTGGAGGTATCTGCTGTTGTTGAGCAGTTAACTTCCGGTAGTGAGGCCGTGATGAGGTCCATTAACGAAGTATCGGCTGTTGTGGAAGATACTGCTTCAGCCACAGAAGAAGTATCTGCGATGACGGAAGAACAACTGGCTTCTCTGCAGGAAATGTCTGACACGTCCAAGCAATTGAATGAAATGTCCGATGCACTTGATCAACTGGTTAAACGATTCAAACTGGCTTGA
- a CDS encoding HAD family hydrolase — MTKEKVLLKPEAMIFDMDGTLFQTETLLLPAYQQLFDTLRAEGHFEGETPPEERMLGSLGMLLEDIWKVVMPEASEAAHRRADELLLQLEIEGLDQGSSQLYPGVKETLQALKQQGVRLFVASNGLEDYVKGVAFAHEIMPFFEGVYSAGQYKTPSKINLVQILLEKHRIQDAWMVGDRSSDVEAGKMNGQAVIGCAYAGFGRDEELAGSDVLISDFKELLRLYDEAE; from the coding sequence ATGACTAAAGAGAAGGTATTGCTCAAACCGGAAGCGATGATTTTTGACATGGATGGAACGCTATTCCAGACAGAGACCCTGTTGCTGCCAGCTTACCAGCAACTATTTGATACATTGCGTGCCGAAGGGCATTTTGAAGGAGAAACTCCACCCGAGGAACGGATGCTGGGAAGTTTGGGCATGTTGCTCGAAGATATATGGAAAGTGGTTATGCCTGAGGCATCGGAAGCTGCACATCGTCGTGCAGACGAATTGCTGCTTCAGCTGGAGATTGAGGGGCTTGATCAAGGAAGTTCTCAATTGTATCCGGGTGTGAAAGAAACGCTGCAAGCCTTAAAACAACAAGGCGTGCGTCTTTTTGTCGCAAGTAATGGGCTGGAGGACTATGTGAAGGGGGTGGCGTTTGCACATGAGATTATGCCTTTCTTTGAAGGGGTATACAGTGCAGGCCAGTACAAGACTCCCTCCAAGATTAATCTGGTGCAGATCCTGCTTGAGAAACATCGCATTCAGGACGCATGGATGGTAGGGGATCGCTCTTCTGACGTGGAAGCTGGTAAAATGAACGGTCAGGCGGTCATCGGCTGTGCCTACGCCGGTTTTGGCCGTGATGAGGAGCTTGCGGGCTCAGATGTGCTCATCTCTGATTTTAAAGAGCTGCTGCGCCTGTATGATGAAGCGGAATAA
- a CDS encoding DRTGG domain-containing protein, whose protein sequence is MDGQEENVTKHEQLLQHIEQLKVGSKISVRGLARELGVSEGTAYRAVKEAENFGLVVTKERIGTVRIEKRPRGMSEQLTFADVVTIVEGHVLGGNEGLAKPLHKYVIGAMKEQAMARYIDAGSLLIVGNREDAHSLALEQGAGVLITGGFGTSREVRIMADELGLPIISSRHDTFTVASMINRAIFDRLIKKKIMLVEDIIGQKPRLQVLKVTSSAADFHMLVSETGEHRFPVVDEWNRVIGIVSLKDVSELTADQSIEKCVVRRPITASLQTSLASAAQIMTWEGIDFLPIVDRNRKLIASVTRKEVLQAMRDAQKQPQLGETFDHLIWNGFAEERGDQNELLFHGFIIPQMATDLGTISEGVLLNVMTQAGRRAAWDVTGNDHVVDNVTTYFVRPVQIEDQILVRPVILETSRRTCKMDIVVTREGSVVCKAVMTLQSIDHA, encoded by the coding sequence TTGGACGGACAGGAAGAGAACGTAACGAAGCATGAACAGTTACTTCAACATATTGAACAACTGAAGGTTGGCAGTAAAATATCGGTGCGTGGACTTGCGCGGGAACTCGGTGTAAGTGAAGGGACAGCTTATCGTGCGGTGAAAGAGGCGGAGAACTTCGGACTGGTCGTGACCAAGGAACGAATTGGAACGGTACGGATTGAGAAGAGACCTCGGGGCATGTCGGAACAGTTGACCTTTGCTGATGTTGTGACCATTGTCGAGGGCCATGTGCTGGGTGGTAACGAAGGTCTGGCCAAACCGCTGCACAAGTATGTGATTGGTGCGATGAAAGAACAGGCGATGGCCCGTTATATTGACGCTGGGAGTCTATTGATTGTGGGTAACCGTGAGGATGCTCACTCGCTTGCCCTCGAACAGGGAGCGGGCGTGTTGATTACGGGTGGTTTTGGGACAAGCCGTGAAGTAAGAATTATGGCTGACGAGCTTGGGCTACCGATTATATCATCCAGACATGATACATTCACGGTGGCTTCCATGATTAACCGTGCGATCTTCGACCGGCTGATTAAGAAAAAAATTATGCTTGTTGAGGATATCATTGGTCAGAAACCTCGCTTGCAGGTATTAAAGGTCACCAGTTCAGCTGCAGATTTTCATATGCTGGTTTCGGAGACGGGGGAACATCGCTTTCCAGTCGTGGATGAATGGAACCGGGTCATTGGCATTGTAAGTCTGAAGGATGTCAGTGAGCTGACGGCAGATCAGAGTATTGAGAAATGTGTCGTTCGCCGCCCGATTACGGCGTCGCTACAAACCTCTCTTGCTTCCGCTGCGCAAATTATGACCTGGGAAGGCATCGATTTTCTGCCAATCGTGGATCGCAATCGCAAACTGATTGCGTCCGTCACGCGCAAGGAAGTGCTGCAGGCCATGCGGGATGCACAGAAGCAGCCACAACTGGGAGAGACGTTTGATCATCTGATCTGGAACGGGTTTGCCGAGGAGCGCGGTGATCAGAATGAACTGTTATTTCACGGATTCATCATTCCTCAGATGGCAACGGATCTGGGTACGATCTCCGAAGGTGTTCTGTTGAATGTGATGACACAGGCTGGCCGGCGGGCAGCGTGGGATGTTACAGGGAACGATCATGTGGTGGATAATGTCACGACTTATTTTGTTCGACCGGTACAGATTGAGGATCAGATTCTAGTTCGACCTGTAATTCTGGAAACCAGTCGTCGAACATGCAAAATGGACATTGTGGTTACACGTGAAGGCAGTGTGGTATGCAAAGCAGTAATGACATTGCAGTCCATTGACCATGCCTAG
- a CDS encoding YtpI family protein: MFIDVLKYVLIAIFAVAMVLAALNSIRSHRSSDATSAGLYRSWTNIWMGGMLVVLALILMFVFTGSTLSVVVEALFLIMGAYNVFAGIRNRSYYARLQQRSSNGSSKTSGQSA; encoded by the coding sequence GTGTTCATTGATGTACTCAAATATGTTCTAATCGCTATCTTTGCTGTTGCCATGGTTTTGGCAGCGTTGAACAGCATTCGTTCACACAGAAGCTCGGATGCTACCAGCGCCGGTCTGTACCGTTCTTGGACGAATATCTGGATGGGTGGCATGCTTGTTGTTCTTGCGCTGATCCTGATGTTTGTCTTCACGGGGTCCACCTTATCTGTGGTTGTGGAAGCGCTATTTCTGATTATGGGTGCGTACAATGTATTTGCCGGAATACGTAACCGCAGTTATTATGCCCGGCTTCAACAACGGTCCAGTAATGGATCAAGTAAAACTTCCGGACAATCTGCATGA
- a CDS encoding YheC/YheD family protein: MSTKKVTIQVTGSGILQDDVIMLGEGVLKALKIPSGRPLQLQFGSFRREVTVIPVPRYDGLRINQTVASKTGLVPRSVLRVSYRSASRTLRLGPYISVLVSQDYPDQPDRPFGSITMFCQELVNACRKQGAYVSFFTPEDIGAVTGYMKGWVYDDGWKKTVLPVADVVNNRLTSRKLENKPSVQHFMKEVKSLYGTQTFNEKFLDKNEVFDALKSISTLKRVLPESHLLKTSTMLKTMCNRHPVVFLKPVRGSLGKGIIRVSRQTDGSFLTLATGVGGTRKQTYASLDKLYASMSGKMKTTRYQIQQGLTLIDNSGRPVDFRALVQKNRTGKWSVTSIVARIAGGSHYVSNLARGGSLSTVKDAVAKTQLSGSAKASAYAGLHTAALDIAKGIESAIPAHFGELGIDLALDTTGRVWLLEVNSKPSKNDNTPLSESKIRPSVKAMLEYSTYLAGF; the protein is encoded by the coding sequence ATGTCCACTAAAAAAGTAACGATTCAGGTTACCGGCTCGGGCATCCTGCAGGACGACGTCATCATGCTGGGCGAAGGGGTGCTCAAGGCACTTAAAATCCCTTCAGGAAGGCCGCTTCAGCTGCAATTTGGCTCTTTCCGCCGAGAAGTCACTGTCATTCCGGTTCCAAGGTATGACGGGCTGCGCATCAACCAGACCGTTGCCAGCAAGACCGGTCTCGTTCCACGTTCGGTCCTGAGGGTATCCTATCGTTCAGCCAGCCGTACGCTTCGCCTTGGACCCTACATCAGTGTACTGGTTAGCCAGGATTATCCCGATCAGCCCGATCGGCCCTTTGGCTCCATCACGATGTTCTGTCAAGAACTGGTGAACGCCTGTCGTAAGCAAGGCGCCTATGTATCCTTTTTCACACCGGAGGATATTGGAGCGGTAACGGGTTATATGAAAGGCTGGGTGTATGATGACGGCTGGAAAAAGACTGTTCTGCCTGTAGCAGACGTCGTCAATAACCGGCTAACGTCCCGCAAGCTTGAGAACAAACCTAGCGTACAGCATTTTATGAAAGAAGTAAAATCGCTCTACGGCACGCAAACCTTCAATGAAAAGTTTCTGGACAAAAACGAAGTATTTGACGCACTCAAGTCCATTTCAACGCTTAAACGAGTTCTTCCCGAGTCCCATTTGCTCAAGACGTCCACCATGCTCAAGACGATGTGTAACCGGCATCCGGTTGTATTTCTGAAGCCCGTACGCGGTTCTTTGGGCAAAGGTATCATCCGGGTCTCACGTCAGACGGACGGAAGTTTCTTGACTCTGGCGACTGGCGTCGGGGGTACCCGGAAACAAACGTATGCTTCTCTGGATAAACTGTATGCCAGTATGTCTGGGAAAATGAAAACAACGCGTTATCAGATCCAACAAGGGCTGACTCTCATTGACAACAGTGGCAGACCCGTGGATTTCCGTGCGCTCGTGCAGAAGAACCGTACAGGTAAATGGAGTGTAACCTCTATCGTCGCACGGATTGCGGGTGGGAGTCACTACGTATCCAATCTGGCACGGGGTGGAAGTCTCAGCACCGTCAAGGATGCTGTTGCCAAAACACAGTTGTCTGGATCGGCGAAAGCTTCCGCATATGCAGGATTGCACACCGCAGCACTAGATATTGCAAAAGGGATCGAGAGTGCCATCCCTGCTCATTTTGGTGAACTCGGTATTGATCTGGCCTTGGACACGACTGGGCGCGTATGGCTGCTCGAAGTTAACTCCAAACCATCCAAGAATGATAATACACCACTGAGTGAGAGCAAGATCCGCCCTTCCGTCAAAGCCATGCTCGAATATTCTACGTACCTGGCGGGTTTTTGA
- a CDS encoding YheC/YheD family protein — MFPSSQIKTMAILVRATEGSPPFTDELFCRRLSLGSMQYALQIIVIPISIDAAHLPLQWGYAYHQGKWNSVPVPAVDLMMDRCLRPLPRNVRQQLKEWIRTNGTDQHRYWSASLPGKWEVHRVLSRNPELRSQLAPTTRIGSHIPWETWLNRWPRGLFFKPIAGTHGKSTFRLSRGATPSTWIAEGRNEDNEPFYLAFNHTQAVSSWLALHQAERKMIVQPYLELCHQGRAFDIRALMQKNGQGRWTLTGCMVREGPEGSLTSNLHGGGKAYPADAYLLQRYGTIRTETLLKSIRQTATLIPTLLESRFGRLAELGLDFGADAEGQLWLIEVNSKPGRTSFAEAGDRRMHSLTYTRPLAYARYLLQQHVLTDVFRPMKLPNTSSKAGLKPIPIHGG, encoded by the coding sequence ATGTTTCCATCATCTCAGATCAAAACAATGGCCATTCTGGTACGTGCAACCGAAGGCTCACCTCCCTTCACGGATGAACTTTTCTGCCGTCGTCTCAGTTTGGGGAGTATGCAATACGCTCTTCAGATTATTGTGATCCCGATATCGATTGATGCAGCCCATCTCCCTCTTCAATGGGGATATGCCTATCACCAAGGGAAGTGGAACTCAGTACCTGTTCCTGCAGTTGACCTCATGATGGATCGTTGTCTTCGCCCTCTCCCAAGGAACGTCAGACAACAGCTTAAGGAATGGATACGAACCAACGGCACAGATCAACACCGTTATTGGTCTGCTTCCCTTCCAGGAAAATGGGAGGTACATCGTGTGTTGTCCCGAAATCCTGAATTGCGGTCACAACTTGCCCCCACAACCCGGATCGGATCGCATATTCCTTGGGAAACCTGGCTGAATCGTTGGCCCAGAGGACTGTTCTTCAAACCGATAGCCGGTACTCATGGCAAAAGTACCTTTCGCCTGTCTCGGGGAGCGACTCCATCAACATGGATCGCGGAGGGGCGTAACGAGGACAATGAACCCTTTTACCTTGCATTTAACCATACCCAGGCTGTATCTTCCTGGCTCGCATTACATCAGGCTGAGCGTAAGATGATCGTGCAGCCCTATCTGGAGCTTTGCCATCAGGGAAGAGCGTTCGACATACGGGCTCTTATGCAAAAGAACGGGCAAGGTCGCTGGACACTTACCGGATGTATGGTACGTGAAGGACCCGAAGGTTCACTCACGTCCAATCTTCACGGAGGGGGTAAAGCATATCCTGCCGACGCATATCTGCTCCAGCGATATGGAACGATCCGTACAGAAACTCTGCTGAAGAGCATCCGGCAGACTGCTACTCTTATCCCCACCCTGCTGGAAAGCCGTTTCGGCAGGTTAGCCGAATTGGGGCTTGATTTCGGAGCAGATGCAGAGGGCCAACTCTGGCTAATTGAAGTCAACTCCAAACCAGGCCGCACCTCATTCGCAGAAGCGGGCGACCGACGCATGCATAGCCTGACTTATACCCGGCCGCTTGCCTATGCCCGTTATCTGTTGCAACAACATGTTCTCACGGACGTCTTTCGTCCAATGAAATTGCCGAATACATCCAGCAAAGCTGGCCTGAAACCCATCCCGATTCACGGCGGCTGA
- a CDS encoding YheC/YheD family protein, with protein sequence MSLHDDFKPVIAVLTMHDNQRMFRGNHQNFQDILQTGESMGYVVYIVTVRDLNVSGPTVKGYTYNKGSGKWVSQPFPLPHVLYNRIPNREDEGKPSVQRKIDECMQSGIELYNPFFFNKWDLFEWLKKSKSTQQLIPYTRRMRSASSLGAVLRSYPYLYLKPESGKAGKGIMMLKFQEKERLPYRLKIQTTRKSTTYKAATLAKLWARIRKETGHTPYIMQQGIELASSRKRPFDLRVLVQKNSKGQWSVTGVGARLAGSRSITTHVPRGGTVEDPEKLLTELFGEEMATALMKRVKSTSLMIARQVERGSGFTLGEMSMDLGIDELGELWFFEANAKPMKFDEPQIRRRSLERIFHYSAYLARQSKR encoded by the coding sequence ATGAGCCTTCATGATGATTTCAAACCTGTCATTGCTGTTTTGACCATGCATGATAATCAGCGCATGTTCAGGGGAAATCATCAAAATTTTCAAGATATCCTACAGACAGGCGAGAGCATGGGATACGTGGTGTACATTGTAACTGTGCGGGATCTGAACGTAAGTGGTCCCACCGTGAAAGGATATACGTACAACAAGGGGAGTGGAAAGTGGGTTTCACAACCTTTCCCCCTTCCCCATGTTCTGTACAATCGTATTCCCAACCGGGAAGACGAAGGAAAACCTTCCGTTCAGCGCAAAATTGACGAATGCATGCAATCAGGAATCGAACTGTATAACCCGTTCTTTTTCAACAAATGGGATCTGTTCGAATGGCTTAAGAAGTCCAAATCAACTCAGCAACTGATTCCTTATACTCGGCGGATGCGAAGTGCTTCTTCTCTGGGTGCCGTTCTACGGAGCTATCCCTATCTGTACCTTAAACCTGAGAGTGGCAAAGCTGGTAAAGGAATCATGATGCTTAAATTTCAGGAAAAAGAACGTCTGCCCTATCGACTCAAAATACAAACCACACGTAAAAGCACGACCTATAAAGCAGCTACACTCGCCAAGTTGTGGGCACGGATTCGCAAAGAAACCGGACATACGCCCTATATCATGCAACAAGGCATTGAACTGGCCTCCTCTCGTAAACGCCCCTTCGATTTGCGTGTTCTGGTACAAAAGAACAGCAAGGGTCAATGGAGTGTAACGGGTGTAGGTGCGAGACTTGCTGGCTCTCGCAGCATTACAACACATGTGCCACGCGGCGGGACCGTAGAAGACCCTGAGAAGCTGCTGACCGAGCTTTTTGGGGAAGAAATGGCAACAGCCCTGATGAAACGTGTGAAATCCACTTCATTAATGATCGCAAGACAGGTAGAACGTGGATCGGGTTTCACACTCGGAGAAATGTCCATGGATCTGGGCATTGATGAACTGGGGGAACTCTGGTTCTTTGAAGCCAATGCCAAACCCATGAAGTTTGATGAACCACAGATCAGACGGAGGTCATTGGAGCGTATATTTCACTACAGCGCTTATCTTGCCCGTCAGTCCAAACGATGA
- a CDS encoding YlbF family regulator, translating into MNIYDKANDLAKALRESSEVEEITSAMKLIEADPDAKAMLDNFRDQQMELQQRMMSGDMPAPDEMEKMEKLFEVLSLNLNIRRLFDAERRLSVIIEDVNKIIADSLGHLYGGAEA; encoded by the coding sequence GTGAACATTTATGACAAAGCCAATGATTTGGCCAAAGCACTGAGAGAAAGCAGCGAGGTGGAAGAGATTACTTCCGCGATGAAGCTGATTGAAGCGGATCCGGATGCAAAAGCAATGCTGGATAACTTCCGTGATCAACAAATGGAATTGCAACAACGCATGATGAGCGGGGATATGCCAGCTCCGGATGAGATGGAGAAAATGGAAAAACTGTTTGAAGTACTGAGTTTAAATCTGAACATCCGCCGTTTGTTTGATGCGGAGCGTCGCCTCAGTGTCATCATTGAAGACGTGAACAAAATTATTGCAGACAGCCTGGGTCATCTGTACGGTGGCGCTGAAGCGTAA
- a CDS encoding YheC/YheD family protein: MSSPVLGIMTLYLNEHRALEERSIYRRMILEGRKRGLDIYVFTPADVHPGGKKIEAMVYHEGKGWSREWRSFPDLIFDRCRIQRNRRFQQLLAFREKYGHLLFLNRPLRNKWTIHQTLLQKANFREHLPETTLFQDMSDVNRMLKVSSLVYLKPINGTGGRGILRIERGSSEANTVLVQGRDQKRRIITPRKVHLSRLGSLLQHWNMKDKYLVQKGIQLQLPNGRVHDYRMLVQKNGEGQWELTGCAGRMGAEKSVTSNLHGGGQAIAMNRLMKQWIDDDDLRAEINTTAEKFGIDVASFLEDTYGNLCELALDLAIDRSGRIYLLEVNPKPAREVFARIGERDIYYKAITQPLEYALWVYRNQESHPVKPIRTTRLASNRPSALKKVRKKR, translated from the coding sequence GTGTCCTCACCTGTTCTGGGCATTATGACGTTGTACTTAAATGAACATCGCGCTCTTGAAGAACGAAGCATCTATCGCAGAATGATTCTTGAAGGGCGCAAGCGGGGACTTGATATCTATGTGTTCACACCAGCCGACGTGCACCCCGGCGGCAAAAAAATTGAAGCCATGGTTTATCACGAGGGAAAAGGCTGGTCCAGGGAATGGAGATCATTCCCGGACCTGATCTTTGATCGCTGCCGGATTCAGCGTAACCGAAGGTTTCAGCAACTGCTTGCTTTTCGCGAGAAATATGGCCATCTGCTCTTTCTGAACAGACCTCTTCGCAATAAATGGACCATCCACCAAACCCTTTTGCAAAAAGCCAACTTTCGTGAGCACCTGCCGGAAACCACTCTGTTTCAGGATATGTCCGATGTAAATCGGATGCTGAAAGTTTCTTCTCTGGTCTATCTCAAACCCATTAATGGAACAGGCGGACGTGGTATTCTGCGCATTGAACGCGGCAGCAGCGAGGCGAATACGGTGCTTGTTCAGGGGCGGGATCAGAAACGTCGTATCATCACTCCACGTAAAGTTCATTTATCACGTCTAGGCTCGTTGCTCCAGCACTGGAACATGAAAGACAAGTATCTTGTACAAAAAGGCATTCAACTTCAGCTTCCGAATGGACGTGTGCATGATTACCGCATGCTCGTTCAGAAGAACGGTGAAGGACAATGGGAGCTCACCGGATGTGCCGGACGCATGGGTGCCGAAAAAAGCGTAACCTCCAATCTCCATGGCGGCGGTCAGGCAATAGCGATGAACCGACTCATGAAGCAATGGATCGATGATGATGACCTCCGAGCAGAGATTAACACAACAGCAGAGAAGTTTGGCATTGATGTTGCTTCATTTCTGGAAGATACGTATGGGAACCTCTGTGAGCTGGCACTGGATTTGGCGATTGACAGAAGTGGACGTATCTACCTGCTTGAAGTCAACCCCAAACCTGCACGTGAGGTATTCGCTCGCATCGGTGAGCGGGACATCTATTATAAAGCCATCACTCAACCGCTGGAGTACGCCTTATGGGTATATCGCAACCAGGAAAGTCACCCTGTCAAACCAATAAGAACCACCCGGCTTGCAAGCAACAGACCATCTGCATTGAAAAAGGTACGAAAGAAGAGATGA